In Capsicum annuum cultivar UCD-10X-F1 chromosome 8, UCD10Xv1.1, whole genome shotgun sequence, the genomic window ATGTATATCTGGAATTATGGAAGCAAGCTGAAGTATGAAACTGAAGTCAAGGAGAAGATGTCTATGGATTTGTTGCGGGAATTGGGCCCCAACCTTGGAACTATAAGAGCTCCTGGAATTGGCTTGCTTTATAATGAACTAGCAAAGGGAATACCAGCCATATTTGGACATTTTCTCACCACTCTACCTGCCGTGCATTCCATGGTCATTTTTGTTTGTATAAAGTATGTTCCTGTTCCAGTTGTACCTCAGAATGAAAGGTTCCTGTTCCGGCGAGTTTGCCCCAGAAGCTACCACATATTCCGTTGTGTAGCCAGGTAAACTAAATTTCCCTGTTTTGCTAGTGCCTTTTTTACAGAGAGCCACAATAAATATATGCCTTCACCACATAAACCGACATGACTAAAGAGAGCTACAATAAATATAACACTTgcacaaatcttttttttttttttttttagggaaagTAAATTAGATATTTTCAGAAAGAACGCTTGCGCAAATCTTGAGATCAACCTTGTTAAAACTGTTGCTCGACAGACGGTTAAATGAACATGTATGGTGGATATTGAGAAGCTGAAACCTTCCTAATTTTTTGGTAGTACTTGTGTGAGTGATGGTTAATTCTTCTCTTCAAACAAATAATGGCTGAACAGCCAGCTTATCTTCATACCTCCTCTGTTTTGAATGCTTATAAATTTCAACAGTTCCCTGTCCTAATATTTGCATTCTCTTCTACAATTGATGTGCATCTAAGGTTACTTGGGAACTAATTTCTCTGTCCAAAACTTTGGATCTACAGATATGGGTACAAGGATGCTCGTAAAGAAAATCACCATACTTTTGAGCAACTTCTCATTGAAAGTCTTGAGAAGTTCATACGCAGAGAAGCTCAGGAACGGTCACTTGAAAGTGATGGCGAAGGTTCAGACTCTGAAGAGTACTCCTTCTCAAGAGTCCTTGTAGCTCCGAATGGAAGTGTTTATTCGCTAGGCGTTCCGCTCTTAGCTGATTTTAGGGACACAGGAAAGGCAGTTATGGAAGAAAGCACTTCAGAAGAGCTGAAACCTGGGACGTCTTCTGAGTCATTAATGTCTGAGGCAGATCAATCCCTTGAAAAGGAGCTCTCATTCATCCGCAAGGCCAAAGAATCTGGTGTGGTCTATCTTCTTGGTCATGGAGATATTAGGGCAAGGAAGGATTCATGGTTCATTAAGAAGCTTATCATAAACTATTTTTATGCTTTCTTGAGAAAGAATAGTAGGAGAGGAACTGCCAATTTGAGTGTACCGCATTCACATTTATTGCAGGTCGGCATGCAGTATATGGTGTgagtcgttttttttttttttataggtcCCAGATAAGCTATTTTGGCAAAATTTCTGGTCCCCTATCAACTTGGCCGTCATGATGTACTTCATAATTGATGCCTCAGCTTTTGATGGATGCACAGGAATCGTCATATTCTTGTGTTGCATATCACGGCGGAGGAATTTCAGATGTACCTCGTCTTAGAGCTTGGAAGATTGGGCTTCTGGTATAGTTGTATAAAGGATTCACCACCCTACTTTGTTGGGTTGTGCGTGGGACTCTAATGATTTCTATGACATGGAAATCCATGAAGACTTGTTGAGATTTAAGATTTAAATGTTGTTCTTACACCTAAAGTTGTGTGTTCACTTGCTTATTGTAAGCTTATATGTTAAAAGTCAAATGTGAGATTAGACCTAATTTACTATTGCAAACTAGTACTGATGACAGGAATGAAATGTATCCAAATAGGATAGACTGAACTTTACCTGACTTGAACTAATTTAAGATTGGTCACGGGCAGTTAGTTGATTTATGTCCAAAAACTcaagtatttttctttattttgatactAATAGATAAATGGTTTGTTATCTTCTATCTTGTGAATCTTTATTGCTGCCTTGCAccaaatacaaaaagaaaaagaaagtatgtCTCTATGGATGTTACTTGATTTTCAAATATTCTATCTATTCGACATACGGATGAAAAGCCTCCACCTAAAAATGTTCAAGAATCCGACAATGAGGCCTATATAATTAGATTAAATAAGTTCAGGGATGAATTGTGCTGTCAGTAAGAAGGTAGCCGGCGTCTTTCGAAGCACTTTCTATTCCTTCTTTGACATGCCGTACTAGATCAAGGATTTGGTAAAAACAGAAGCTATCTGCGGATGACATTTCTGCCTAATTTACTGGAATCTAGGTGTGGCATTATCTTTGCACGATCCAACTTTTACACATTGAATGCTTAACAATATTGCTTTGCAATTTCCGAGACAGGTCAATTCACTGCCTAGAAATTTAGTGTATAGTTATCGTGTGAAGTCCGTGATGAACATAAATCCGCATCCCCTAAACATGTAAAACCTCAGGGAGCGGGATCCATTAGAATCTGATGGCTGATAGGCTTGAGCTGAAGCACAGTCCCTCGTCCCTGTCCCTCCAAACTGCGGCAATTACAAGGTCAAACTCCCTTCAACTGATTGGTATCCCAAGCGAAGGCCTAACTGAACGTCGGAATCAATCACTGACATGGCTAGTGAATATTCACTCTCTGGAGGTTGGATATGGATGTCCCAACTTTTCTTGATCCAAGCTATCAGAATCAGAGGGGATATCAACTATTACTGATGATCCATGGATTTCCTTCTGCCTTGATTTAAACTTGAGTTTCAGCAACAATGAATTTGTCATTACGCCAATAGAGCTTAAGCCCATGAGAGCTCCTGCTATTGACGGAGTAAGCATAGTTCCAGTAGATGGCAGCAGGACTCCAGCAGCTACAGGAATTCCAACCTGTTGGAGCAAAGATAAAGAGGAAGGACATAGTAAGAAGAAACTGAAGAAAATGTAATAATAACTCAAAGCTAGACACCGAGTAATTGACAGTGGTCTTCTAGAGAACAGAATTTTAAGATTATCATACGAAGGTTTCTTTTGGATCTTAGATTTGTCAAAGGCACAGCCTCTTTGAATCGTAAGGAGTCAACTCAAAACTCGTAtgttttgttatgattttttctaGTATGTGCCCACACGCATCTGTGTGTGTGCACGAGCAGCTGACCAGTAATCTTGTTTCCCTCCCTTCTCTTTACTTGCAAAAATTATGGGGGTAACTTTGGAATGTGATTAAAACATGGCTCCGCATTCTCCAAATTAAACATGCAACTTCACACAGGTAGTTTCTGCGCATGACACAATTTTTCAGCAGCAAGATTATTATTGTATCACACGTGTTACACGTGTGTTTAGATCTTCAATATGTGACATACTACTCAAGGTCTTGAAAGATGCATCCCTGGGATGGGATCTGTTTGGGGGGCAACTAGGAAAAAAAAAGAACGAATAGCATTTCCATCAGTGATTCCAGGCAAACTTACAGCGATTTGGTAGGCGTCCAAAAGGAATGACTTACTACGAAGGAAAGAGAAGCAAGAGTCTTTCCCCCTCCCACAAGTTTGAATAAGCCTCGAGCATGGGTATTTAAATCTTTAACCAATGATTTGCATATAGGGAATTGATACTATCTCTTTAGCTTAATCAATTTACTTGTCTAAGATGGTAATGCACATAGAAATACTTCCTGTTCTCATGGAGAGCTGATACTGAAAAACTTACGATGTTGTATCCGAAAGCCCACCAAAGATTTTGTTTTACAGTCTTCATTGTTAACCTGCTTAGCTCCAGAGCATCGAGCAACTGCAGAAGGAGATTTAagttaaaaatcataatacaacGTGCATGATGAAACatcatggagaaatactagcATCCATTGATCCAGAAGTCCTCACATGATTTCAAAGGCTTAACATACCCTAAAAACATGACAAAGAGcaagaactaaaagagaaaccCTCTTAAGAAGCCGCTTCCGAATTTTTGTCTCTAGACAATTTCTTTTTAAGACAGTAACCGAATAAATGGAGATGGAGGAAACCATACAGTAGGGAAGAGTGCTTTGTCTGcgtctggagtttcttgttcgtggtgctTTGGTGCTATGATTTCGAAtggatagtttatagtattatcttgtggttgtcTTGTTTCCTGTATTAGCTAGCAGCGTGGTATCCcattttgttgtgtgcttttatgttttttgttttttatactGTTATCAAtcctgagccaggggtctatcgcaaacaacctctctacttcatttgaggtagtggtatggactgcgtatacattaccctccccagaacccactatgtggaaatacactgggtatgtgtTATTGTTGTACATGATCTTTTAGAGAAAGTACTCGTCTGTTCCAAACATCCTTTACTACAATGTAATAACTATTTCCATCCGTTGATTTGATTCAAGTGTTCGCAAATCTTAGCATTACAATATACTCAGCATGTGTTCTGAAAGCTAAAACCTTAAGACCAGAACAAGAGACTGTTTGTCCAATCTTCCATAGAGTCAGAAACTGAAGCCAGGTTACTCTAGTTCCAGAAAAGAAAGTACATGAAAGCTGTGAAAGTTGCTAATAGGAGCGAAGCAAAACCTGAGATAACCGATCATGCATCAGTACAATAGAAGACACATCACTTGCAGCTCCAACTCCACCACCAATAGCTATTCCTACATGTGCTGATGCCAAGGCTGCAGCATCATTTATTCCATCACCGACCATAGCTACAACTTTCTGATCCTTTTGTAGTCTGCTTAcaaatttattcttttcatctGGTTTGACTCCATAATATACCTGCGTTCAGCCATCAACCTTATTGGCATTTTCTCGTTAACTGATGTAGAATTCGTTGTAATGTGTTTCAACAAAGGTCAAAAATTGTTTAACAACTATTACTTCCAAGTAACAGCTAGGTTTCTTAGGATGAAGAAGGAAAACTTGTCTTTGCTACCTTCACCTAATGAGAATCTGAAATTTAGAAACTAACATAAGGAATAATGATGAGAAGGAATCTGTGTCTCGTCCTGGAACGAAGAAAAATAGGGTATAACTGGGGGATTAGAATTTTGGCCAAAACATATGCAAATTCAGATCTGCGCATGTTATTAGGCAGAGAGATGTCAAATATTAATCAATTATCAATGAGAGAGACGTCGTTTTAGCTTTAAGACCGCTATGCACCTTGACTTTAGGCTCTCTGTTCTTTCTGCTATATTAGGAGGAAGCCCCACAAATTGATCCATAAAGTTGGATTATTCAACTTCTATTCAATTTGAAGATACTGAAAACAGGAGATCTTCTATGCATAGTGATAGTCGCATATCTTATCCTTTGCAGAACACCTAGTTTCACGACTATATGGCTCTCTCTACTGTAATAAATTTGAACGGATTATCCATCTCACATGAAAATCTTTAGAAGGGAAGGGAACAGGAAAATTTGATTCACCACATTTCTATTTAGTTAGGCACTATCAACTGTTGAATAAAAGGAATCAGATGCTAATTTCTATTAGCTATCATGGACTAATAGATTGGCCTTAATTTCTACTCAGCACTTCTCCATAAAGAGCCTACATATGTACCAGACCTATAGAGAAACCAATCTAAATGAGCTAACCCTTTCACATATTTCAGTGTAGTTCATATATTGGTGTGGCTCACCCCATAATAAGCTGTATACTCTTTTAAGAACAAACTCGAGAACTGACAGCTAAGGACTTGAACCATTCTTTCTTATCTTACTAGATAGGTAATGAATGACGCAACTTACAGATTCTGTAAGTAATGATGCCAGAGACTTAAGGTCTTATTATTATAAAGCCCATAAAAACTTCCTCTTATCAGTTTTAGACAATTTGCTTTTACGATCTATGTTGTTCTCTTCAGAGCAGCAGACACGTCCTATCTTTAGCTATATCCTGAGGAAACATCAGGTCCACCTTGCAGCCTGTAAACATACAAAGAGGTACACAAAGAACAGCCCCTAACTATTTTGGAGTTTCTGGTCTTAAAAGAGTAGAAACTTCTTACATTTTCCTTAGGGATGCCAACAACAGATGCAACGTACTCGGCAGCATTCTTTTTGTCGCCAGATAGTAAATAAGTGCTAATCCCTTGTTTCGACAAAGATTCAACAACATGCCTTGCGTCTTCTCTGATTTGGTCCTCAACATAAATTAGACCAGCAAGGACGCCATCAACTCCCACATATACTACCGATTGATTCTTTAAGTCATCAGATTCTTGGAACGGATTCTCAAGAACTCCATGTCTGCAAAGTTTGGAGTAGTATCAAAACATGACTGTATTTAAGAAGGATATTAAGATTGTCCAACTCCAGACCTCACTtggtgggaattcactgggtttgttgttgttgttgtattaagaTTGTCCAACTGAAAAAGACAATCAACTAAATACAGAGAGAAGAAACTACCTTTTGACCCACTCTAGTGTGCCAACAGAAATCCTTTTATTATCAATATACCCTACAGCACCAGATCCAGGCTCCTCCATGAATGTTCCATCAAAAACCTGCATGGACGTATTTAAGAAATATGAAAACCATTCACACTTGCTATATATTGACAGCGGACACAACAAATATCTAAGCCCAACAATACCCATggatttaacaatgaaattgTAAGGCTTTAGTTTCCTCTGCATCTTAATGCTCAGCCAGCACAAATAGAACATAGCATGTGTCAGATAAAGGTGAAGAATACGAGAGCGGGGAAGGCTGACACAAAAGAATAAGCAACACAATAACAGCAACCCTCTTCCTCAACTAAGCCTGATTAAGACATAGTTAAACTCCAGCTAGTCTAGAGTAAGATAAACAAGCGACACAGCAAATAATCATGGCAGATTTCACTGCAGATCTAAGTAAATAAATAGATCTTCTCTCCAACAGCTTAAACTTTAGTGAGATGGTACATGCAATGAAGGTATGCAACATCGCATGACAGCAGTTCCGAGTCTCACTGCTATCCACCAACAAAATGGTTCCATAGTCGAAGCAAAAAAAACATGCCTGCACATGAGCTGGCCGTTGCAAACTTAAACAAATAAATAGAAGTGTTTATCTCTAACAACTTAAAGCTTAGATGATGTTTACACAATTCAACAGATTCAAGATGTGTCCAGGGGCAAACTGAACCTTGTTAATTGAAAAAAAAGGTATATTCGATTCCATTCGACTATTCTAATGAGGGTGCTAGACTTTATAAAATCACAATTTGGAGAACTGTACAAGTTCGTTGCATAGTGCAGATGACGATATACTAAATGTCTTAAAACCAAATTATCATTGCTTCGCCAATGTGTGTGCGCGTGCATACGTGATAAGAGAAAGATAACATGGAAAAATACAGTTAATATATCATGCAACTCAAAGGGCTAAGATTCTCGAAGACAAAGTTCATGTGCATAATCTGGATACCGTTCCTAAAAAGAAATAGGTAAACACTGAAAAAGGAACACTGAACCTGAGAAGTATAACATGGAAAAATACTGTTAATATATCATGCAACTCAAAGGGCTAAGATTCTCGAAGACAAAGTTCATGTGCATAAATCTGGATACCGTTCCTAAAAAGAAATAGGAAAACACTGAAAAAGGAGCACTGAACCTGAGAAATACCTTCAATTTTGGAGAATTTGCAGACTGAGCAGCCTCTACAATTGCTTTTCCAATTGGATGATTCGTATTTGATTCAACTCCAGCAGCAAACTTCAGAATATCAACTTCTGACCACTGATAAGGTGAAGTCGAATCTTGTCTGCACCAAAACTTGGGTCATTATTTCCAATGAATACCATTGACACCTTTTCTTTTACTAGAAGGTGTCTCAATTTCCcttaaattttaaacatttttcacctttcaaaattctgttatcaaagaaaaaaaaatccaaagatTGACCACTAACATCCAACACCGGAACTTAGAAAGCAATAGATGGGAGCAGCATAAAAAAGACGACTAGCATAATGTAGAAAAGGGAGGACAGAGAAAAAGAAGTGAACAGCTAGAACAAGAGATGACTTGGCGATGAATATAAAGGTGGTTAAATGCACACTGGTTGCTCTTATTCCATCATGCAGAATCACATTCAGGATTTTTCTCTTTCTAGCATATCCATCAttcaaataatacaaaacaagTATATGAGAAACAAAAGTTTTGTCCCACATTGGTTGAGGGAATAGGTTGTTATCTCCTTACTTATTCTTGGAAGCTCACCTTAATGCTCACCTCATAAGCTAACTTTTGGTTAATTTAGACACAGGGTCTATTTTCTTAACATGGTATCACAACCAAACCCATCCTAATTCTTGGTTTACCCAATATTGGGCCATATTATATCGTTCAGGTGTAGATATCTAAGTGCACGAAAAGGTGCTAAACCACATTGGTTTGAAGAATAGTTGGAGGATGGAGTGTTGTCTCCTCATGAGCTAGTTTTGGAGTTGGATTAGACTCAAGGTCCATTTTCTTACGAGAAAACAAATAAGAAGCACTAACACTAGATACTTTTCTTGTGGGTGTCCGCATATCACGAAGTCGTAGCCAAGGTAAGAGAGAGACTCCGGAATTTACCCATTAGATAGTGTATTCTTAAaacaaagtcaatccattaacaaGTTCTTACTTTTATGATTAATAACATATTATCCAAGGAAAATGCTATAAAGAAGAATCAATTTCCTCAGTTGCTACAGCCCAAAAGTTGGACACATAGTATACATGTGACTGACCTCTACAATGCATGCAGAACTCACTGCAGTCTCCCTGAATAATAAATTCAAGGATTTGCATTATTTTGTCTTTCCACGTTTCAATCACTATTCATTTCTTCCTGACATttttctcaattaattttttttttaaagtatctTGACAGAAAGTACTTTAATCATGTATAGTCAGATCTATAGGATAAAGAATGCAAGGATGGAATTATGGAAATACACAGAAAACTTACTCCTTTCATTCTAGTATGATAGTCTATGTTTGCACAACATGCCTATTAAGTGAAAGAATTAAAGTGTGAATCGTAAAGTTTATGTTAGAAAACATGCTGACCTTACTTCTTATGAgtaggaaagaaaaaaatttactatcaaacaaaatatatttttataagaaaaaatgggtttcattttttttttaagttaaatatAATGTATCAGCACTTTCCTTTTTGCTTTCCTTTTTACTGAAGAAGATCAAactatccttttcaagaaagtgGATTGCATTTTGGAACGCCTAATACAGCCAGGAGAGACGTAGTATGAATACACTAAAGTATGCACTCAACCTTGCATCTGCATATTCTTGATGGCCTTGACCTTGAGACACAACTTTGGTCACAGTTGGTCTACCAATAGTCAGTGTCCCAGTCTTATCAAACACAATTGTATCTACCGTTGAGAATCTTTCTAGGACACTTCCACCACGCAAAAGCAAGCCTTTAGTGGCACCAAGTGAGGTTccaacctttacacaaaaatgtcTAAAATCATTAGTATGCATCAAGTGTTAGGACCACCCCTGGAATTACATGACAGTACAGTACGATACTATATTTCTTTACCATCACAGCAGTAGGAGTGGCAAGACCAAGTGCACATGGACAGGCAATAACCTGCAACCACAAACCAGAAACTAATAACTGTGAAACAAAGAGATATAATTATAATCATCGGATGTAAGCATACCCTTGCCCACATGATGCAAAAAAGAGCATTAAATTAGAAACAATATGGAAACAGCAGCAGTGGAGAGTCAAAAAGATTTTACAGAAGGATTACTCAATCAGATTTGATAAATTGTCTTGCTGGACGTCGCGGAATATGCCAAACTTGAACCTTGTGGGTGATTATTGAAAATCAACTCAGTACATACAAGTTTATACACTAACATACCATCACAGTACATGAGAGCTGCAACGCTAGCGAAACAGCACTTCCATGATAAAGGGCAGGAGGCAGGAGGCGAGCACCAAAAAGATTCCAGAACATAAATGTGGCAGCAGAAAGCGTCATTACCCCATAGGTAAAATGCCCAGCAACCTAGTAAATAGAAGCAAGTTAAGCTGTTTACAGGACAAGCCTACAAATCAAATTCCTTTTGCAAGCAATATTAGAGTCATTTGGGTGAACCACATAAATCTCCAACTGCCACTATTGTATACTTGAGGAAACATAGGTTTAAAATGGAACCTTGTCAGCCAACCGCTGTACAGGAGCTTCTCTACTTTGTGCTTCTTCTACTAATCTAACAATGTCCCCAATTGCAGTTTCACCACCTGGTCGTCGCACTTCAACAGTAAGTGTTCCATTAAGGTTTATACTTCCTGCTGCAACTTCAGcctaattcataaaaataaccTATCATGATATTATACGAATTGAAGAAGAGAAATCAGATAAAACTTTAAACTGGAGATCTGATCACCCATAAAGCAAATGTTTAAAAGAGGAAAGCAGTAGGTGATATGAGAAGATAGGCTGACTACCCCAGTTAATTTAGTGACAGGTAATGGCTCCCCCGTAAAACTTGATTCATCAACTGTGCTTCTACCTGCCGTGACAATTCCATCAGCTGGAACACGGTCCTGAATTTCAACAAACAGTAAATTCAATTGCTGTTGTTGCTAATTCTGATCAGAATATTTCTATAGATCAAATGTGCATCATTTTACACTTGTACATAACAGAAGAGAGAGATTGACAACACAGTCGATTCAAGTAAGAACTTCCCAGCTCCACAAGAAACAGGTTCAAGTAAACCGAAAGGTACAATGCAATGTGAAGACGATGCACAGCTTACTTACCCCAGGTAAAACAATGATCTGATCTCCGACTGACAGACTGTTAGAAGGAACTTCAACACTGGAGCTCGATTCCCCTGAATCCCCAGTGACCACAAGTCTTGCTTTAGATGGCAAGACATTGAGAAGGCCTGTCATGTCGCTTGTGGCTTTAATTTTAGCTCGCTGCTCAAGGTTTCTTCCAAGCAAGACAAAAGCAATCAACATAACAGGTTCCTCAAAGAACGTTTTCCAACCCTAAAGGAAAGGTCATTAGATGAATGCTAGCTGCAGGTATAACTGATCAAAGCTGACAACAATCTCTCTGAACGACTGGGAAGCAATGCAATACTTTACTGCAGGAAAgttcttttacttttttctttttaaatggcAAGTATTACTGTGCTACAGGGAAAGCTCCTAAAGGCTCCACCTGAAGAATACAAGGGATTCTTATTTGTAAAGATAATTGGCCGCATGTTTTTTATTAGGAATAATTGGATGCACTTAATAGAGGATGCTTGCTTCTAAAGCTCATTGATTAATATCTATGTTTACGGATTACCCCATTTTCTAAATAAATAGACAGTGGAACCTCAACAAACAATAGAACATATTTACACTGCAAGCCTTCCTAATTGGATGCACTTAATAGAGGATGCTTGCTTCTAAAGCTCATTGATTAATATCTATGTTTACGGATTACCCCATTTTCTAAATAAATAGACAGTGGAGCCTCAACAAACAATAGAACATATTTACACTGCAAGCCTTTAGGAACTTTAAATAAGTCCAGTCAGAGCCTCCTAGCTTTATTGTCCGATATATTCCCACCAATATTCTGGTAACATTCAGTTTTGCCTTACCATGGATCATATTGACCATCTAGAAATTATTCCATTTGATAATATTTAGGTACATTATACATAAAATTCAGCAGGTAAAGCAAACGTGAAGGCAGTACAGAGCAATACTATGAGAGCACAATGCATCATTTT contains:
- the LOC107840034 gene encoding copper-transporting ATPase PAA1, chloroplastic produces the protein MESSLLTSPAAISRLAATRTLNCNCSPVISQFHRHFSTRPTQFLLLSQLARRHLRAVCNSEIRGLNRFGPVLISRSLGAASLRPVRKDLRSVSSSAASFAANGGGNDGSGGNGGGGGGGNGDGATDGGKENLSVVAETGEDISALSSEVIILDVSGMTCGGCASSVKRILESLPQVSSATVNLTTETAIVWPVSEVKVVPNWQKQLGETLAKHLSTHGFKSNVRDSRRENYFEIFEKKMNAKRIQLKESGRGLVVSWALCAVCLVGHLSHFLGAKASWIHAIHSTGFQMTLSLFTLLVPGRQLIIDGLKSLIKGSPNMNTLVGLGALSSFAVSSMAALIPTLGWKTFFEEPVMLIAFVLLGRNLEQRAKIKATSDMTGLLNVLPSKARLVVTGDSGESSSSVEVPSNSLSVGDQIIVLPGDRVPADGIVTAGRSTVDESSFTGEPLPVTKLTGAEVAAGSINLNGTLTVEVRRPGGETAIGDIVRLVEEAQSREAPVQRLADKVAGHFTYGVMTLSAATFMFWNLFGARLLPPALYHGSAVSLALQLSCTVMVIACPCALGLATPTAVMVGTSLGATKGLLLRGGSVLERFSTVDTIVFDKTGTLTIGRPTVTKVVSQGQGHQEYADARQDSTSPYQWSEVDILKFAAGVESNTNHPIGKAIVEAAQSANSPKLKVFDGTFMEEPGSGAVGYIDNKRISVGTLEWVKRHGVLENPFQESDDLKNQSVVYVGVDGVLAGLIYVEDQIREDARHVVESLSKQGISTYLLSGDKKNAAEYVASVVGIPKENVYYGVKPDEKNKFVSRLQKDQKVVAMVGDGINDAAALASAHVGIAIGGGVGAASDVSSIVLMHDRLSQLLDALELSRLTMKTVKQNLWWAFGYNIVGIPVAAGVLLPSTGTMLTPSIAGALMGLSSIGVMTNSLLLKLKFKSRQKEIHGSSVIVDIPSDSDSLDQEKLGHPYPTSRE